A single genomic interval of Zunongwangia sp. HGR-M22 harbors:
- a CDS encoding fasciclin domain-containing protein, translating to MLKLSKIVLFFVLCSSFFSCGTSDDPGDVNIAENTISNFLLNNSNYSVLAAGLNRTGLDSLLNTTQQFTIFAPTNAAFNSFLSDNDFTNINDVPLDALENYLRYHVQPGAITLGEFPDGYIRSLAIGNASDRLLSMYTSTADHIFYINNEAEVVIAQANIKLDNGYLNPIKTFLSLPKIDDFLLVSQEESALSFYSLLSANSSRNYLEDLRSEEEVYTILQASEEAIQNFLEANDYASISDIPQNTLERIIENHIISAENIRTEAIVDTLNVTANSGRQLKFYEDNGPKIILENEIVVNITTPNIQAVNGVIQVVDQIIIE from the coding sequence ATGCTGAAATTATCAAAGATCGTACTATTTTTTGTTTTGTGTTCATCATTTTTTTCATGTGGTACTTCAGATGATCCTGGAGATGTAAATATAGCTGAAAACACAATTAGCAATTTTCTTTTGAATAATTCAAATTATTCGGTGTTGGCAGCCGGTCTAAATCGTACTGGATTAGATTCCCTTTTAAACACGACACAGCAGTTCACGATTTTTGCGCCTACTAACGCAGCTTTTAATAGCTTTTTATCTGATAATGATTTTACCAATATTAATGATGTACCCCTAGATGCATTAGAAAATTATTTACGTTATCATGTTCAACCAGGTGCTATAACGTTGGGTGAGTTTCCTGACGGCTATATTAGAAGCTTAGCCATAGGGAATGCATCAGATCGCTTACTAAGTATGTATACGTCTACAGCAGATCATATTTTTTATATAAATAATGAAGCAGAGGTTGTAATCGCCCAAGCTAATATTAAACTTGATAATGGATATTTAAATCCTATAAAAACATTTTTATCTTTACCTAAGATTGATGATTTTTTGTTGGTAAGTCAGGAAGAATCAGCACTTAGTTTTTATAGTTTGCTTTCAGCTAATTCTTCGCGAAATTATTTAGAAGATTTGAGATCTGAAGAAGAAGTTTATACAATTTTGCAGGCTTCAGAGGAAGCTATTCAAAACTTTTTAGAAGCTAATGATTATGCGAGTATTAGTGATATTCCGCAGAATACTTTAGAAAGGATAATTGAAAATCATATTATTTCAGCAGAAAACATACGCACCGAAGCAATTGTTGACACATTGAATGTGACCGCAAATAGTGGTAGACAATTGAAATTTTACGAAGATAACGGCCCGAAAATTATTTTAGAAAATGAAATTGTTGTTAATATAACTACGCCAAATATTCAGGCTGTAAATGGCGTAATTCAGGTAGTTGATCAAATAATAATTGAATAA
- a CDS encoding toxin-antitoxin system YwqK family antitoxin: protein MNVSLNLKKINISKLAIVTILLFFFQGLIAQEGPNQKDAQGKRDGLWKVNFPGTNQTKFEGVFNHGKETGKFKFYKQGYDQHPSAIMDFETGSDSVAVKYYTQKGEVISEGMMLNKKRAGKWTIYHHESDQIMMSEFYKDGKLDGPQTTYFKNGKIGEKTNYKNDIKNGKSQIYADNGQLLQDLNYKNGELDGHQTYYNPAGEWVAEGDYDNGRRIEDQN, encoded by the coding sequence ATGAACGTATCACTTAACTTAAAAAAGATAAATATTTCTAAGCTCGCCATAGTGACGATACTTTTATTTTTTTTCCAAGGTCTAATTGCTCAGGAAGGCCCTAATCAAAAAGATGCCCAAGGCAAAAGAGATGGCTTATGGAAAGTAAATTTTCCAGGAACCAACCAAACAAAGTTTGAAGGAGTCTTTAATCATGGTAAAGAAACAGGAAAATTTAAGTTTTACAAACAAGGTTATGATCAACACCCAAGCGCTATTATGGATTTTGAAACCGGTAGTGATTCGGTTGCTGTAAAATACTACACCCAGAAGGGCGAAGTAATTAGCGAAGGAATGATGTTAAATAAAAAACGCGCAGGGAAATGGACTATTTACCATCATGAAAGCGATCAAATAATGATGTCTGAATTCTACAAAGATGGAAAATTAGATGGTCCTCAAACCACTTATTTTAAAAATGGAAAGATTGGTGAAAAAACAAATTATAAAAACGATATTAAGAACGGAAAGAGCCAGATTTACGCAGATAACGGCCAGCTCTTACAAGATTTAAACTATAAAAATGGAGAATTAGATGGTCACCAAACCTATTATAATCCGGCAGGCGAATGGGTTGCCGAAGGTGATTATGATAATGGCAGACGAATTGAAGATCAAAATTGA
- the mnmA gene encoding tRNA 2-thiouridine(34) synthase MnmA, whose product MKKVVVGLSGGVDSSVSAYLLKEQGYEVIGLFMKNWHDDSVTISDECPWLEDSNDAMIVAEKLGIPFQTVDLSEQYKERIVDYMFNEYERGRTPNPDVLCNREIKFDVFMKIALSLGADYVATGHYCRKAAFETNGETTYQLLSGKDNNKDQSYFLCQLTQEQLSKTLFPIGELQKSEVRKIATEQELITADKKDSQGLCFIGKVRLPDFLQQKLKAKEGNIIEIKSDIATYKNDIPEFESKIEELKFLARKHQYQPNDGKIVGKHQGAHYFTKGQRKGLAVGGTPEPLFVIDTDVEENVIYTGQGKNHPGIYRKALFINKDEVHWVREDLRLKTDETKKIKARIRYRQPLQDTTLHQTEHGMYVVFEEPQASITEGQFVAWYEGEELLGSGVIS is encoded by the coding sequence ATGAAAAAAGTTGTAGTAGGACTCTCGGGTGGTGTAGATAGTAGTGTTTCAGCATATCTTTTAAAAGAACAAGGATACGAGGTTATTGGATTATTCATGAAGAACTGGCATGATGATTCTGTTACCATTTCAGACGAATGTCCTTGGTTAGAAGATAGCAATGATGCAATGATCGTTGCTGAAAAATTGGGTATTCCATTCCAGACGGTAGATCTAAGCGAGCAATACAAAGAGCGCATTGTAGATTACATGTTTAATGAATACGAACGTGGTAGAACACCTAATCCAGATGTACTGTGTAATCGTGAGATTAAGTTTGATGTTTTTATGAAGATTGCTTTGTCTCTAGGCGCAGATTATGTGGCTACAGGTCATTATTGCCGAAAAGCAGCGTTTGAAACTAATGGAGAAACTACCTATCAATTATTATCTGGGAAAGATAATAATAAAGACCAGTCTTATTTTCTTTGTCAATTAACTCAGGAGCAACTTTCTAAAACCTTGTTCCCTATTGGCGAACTTCAAAAATCTGAAGTTCGAAAAATAGCTACAGAACAAGAACTTATTACGGCAGATAAAAAAGACTCACAAGGTCTTTGTTTTATAGGAAAAGTTCGTCTTCCAGATTTTCTTCAGCAGAAACTAAAGGCTAAAGAAGGTAATATTATAGAAATTAAATCGGATATCGCAACTTATAAAAATGATATTCCTGAATTTGAATCTAAAATTGAAGAATTGAAATTTCTTGCTCGAAAACACCAATATCAACCCAATGATGGGAAAATAGTTGGTAAACATCAGGGTGCGCATTATTTCACCAAAGGACAACGTAAAGGTTTGGCCGTTGGCGGAACACCAGAGCCGCTTTTCGTAATAGATACCGATGTTGAAGAAAATGTAATTTATACGGGGCAGGGAAAAAATCATCCAGGGATTTATAGAAAAGCACTTTTTATCAACAAAGATGAAGTGCATTGGGTTCGTGAAGATTTACGATTAAAAACAGATGAAACCAAAAAAATAAAAGCGAGGATTCGATACCGACAGCCTTTACAGGATACTACGCTACATCAAACTGAGCATGGCATGTATGTAGTTTTCGAAGAGCCGCAAGCTTCTATTACTGAAGGTCAATTTGTCGCCTGGTATGAAGGTGAAGAATTATTAGGATCTGGAGTAATTTCTTAA
- a CDS encoding NAD(P)H-dependent flavin oxidoreductase, translated as MSTNRITQLFKVKYPLIQAGMVWASGWKLASAVSNAGGLGIIGAGSMYPEVLKEHILKYKKATNKPFAVNVPLLYPNAEEIMRIIVEEKVPIVFTSAGNPKTWTKHLQENGIVVVHVVSSVKFALKSQEAGVDAIVAEGFEAGGHNGRDETTTFTLIPMVKEKIEIPLIAAGGIATGRGMLAAMVLGADAVQIGSRFVASKEASSHINFKEMVVEAQEGDTKLTLKELAPVRLLKNKFFQDIETLYAEHASKEDLKQLLGRARAKKGMFEGDLEEGELEIGQISGLINTIKPAAEIVNEIIEEFEMVKNDMSKINLK; from the coding sequence ATGTCTACAAATAGGATCACTCAGCTTTTCAAAGTAAAATATCCACTTATCCAGGCCGGAATGGTTTGGGCAAGTGGCTGGAAACTGGCTAGTGCTGTGAGCAACGCTGGCGGATTGGGAATTATTGGTGCAGGTTCTATGTATCCTGAAGTTCTTAAAGAACATATCCTAAAATATAAGAAAGCTACAAATAAACCTTTTGCCGTTAATGTGCCGCTTCTCTACCCCAATGCTGAAGAGATTATGCGCATTATAGTTGAAGAAAAAGTTCCTATAGTTTTTACTTCTGCCGGAAATCCTAAAACCTGGACAAAACATTTACAGGAAAACGGAATTGTTGTAGTGCATGTCGTGAGTAGCGTAAAATTTGCATTGAAATCTCAGGAAGCTGGAGTAGATGCTATTGTTGCTGAAGGTTTTGAAGCTGGTGGCCATAATGGAAGAGATGAAACTACAACCTTCACGCTCATCCCGATGGTAAAAGAAAAAATTGAGATTCCGCTTATCGCAGCAGGTGGAATCGCAACTGGTCGCGGGATGTTGGCAGCAATGGTTTTAGGCGCCGATGCAGTACAGATTGGGAGTAGATTTGTAGCTTCAAAAGAAGCTTCTTCTCATATCAATTTCAAAGAAATGGTTGTTGAAGCGCAGGAAGGCGATACCAAATTAACCTTAAAAGAGCTTGCGCCGGTAAGATTATTAAAAAATAAATTTTTTCAGGATATAGAAACTCTTTATGCTGAACACGCTTCTAAAGAAGATTTAAAACAACTATTAGGTCGTGCCAGAGCAAAGAAAGGAATGTTTGAAGGTGATTTAGAAGAAGGTGAACTTGAAATTGGTCAAATTTCAGGATTAATAAATACCATTAAACCGGCTGCCGAGATTGTAAACGAAATTATTGAAGAATTTGAAATGGTCAAAAACGATATGTCTAAAATCAATTTGAAATAA
- a CDS encoding OsmC family protein, whose protein sequence is MTAKVTYLGNLRTEAEHLQSSTKIITDAPVDNHGLGESFSPTDAVATALATCMLTIMGIKAEAMQISIKGATAEVTKTMASEPRRISKIEVKLTLAENLDEKDRKILQNAAKTCPVFYSLHPDIEKDIQFIYA, encoded by the coding sequence ATGACAGCAAAAGTAACATACTTAGGGAATTTAAGGACTGAAGCAGAACATCTGCAAAGCAGTACTAAAATAATTACAGATGCTCCAGTAGATAATCATGGCCTGGGAGAATCTTTTTCACCAACAGATGCCGTAGCTACTGCACTAGCGACTTGCATGCTCACCATTATGGGAATAAAGGCCGAAGCAATGCAAATTTCTATTAAAGGAGCCACTGCGGAAGTTACCAAGACTATGGCTAGTGAACCTAGGCGTATTTCGAAAATAGAAGTTAAACTCACCTTAGCAGAAAATTTAGACGAAAAGGATAGAAAAATTTTACAGAATGCGGCTAAGACCTGTCCCGTGTTTTACAGTTTACATCCTGATATTGAAAAAGATATTCAGTTTATTTACGCATAA
- a CDS encoding LysM peptidoglycan-binding domain-containing protein: protein MRYLFFICFFCIISISAFSQEFKYHTVKKGETVYSISKDYDISEEDIYKYNPDAKNGIEESSKLVIPIAERDKGMPAKVGTSSLEPVEFKQHEVKKKETLYSLSQQYNVEVEAIKRYNKQLYSKELQKGETIRIPVFRKIDRVIAKPGNSSKEEIRQKFDENEIREHVVLPKETKYGIARKYGLTVKELEALNPTVDVLQPGIMLKVGTNVSPEPVVLLDKKFEFYEVKPQETLFGLAQRFHVTQDSILALNPIIEKEGLEWGMVLKVPNPEEQDPDNWVEPTLTSAAEELQGKKINLKDSLSNFSPKNLVFMLPYSLDKIRRDSTNIYKDAILDDRVLRISLDFYSGAKMAIEDAKELGISTNVKVYDSKRSASEVANTINTNDFSNVDAVIGPFLQATTEAAAQRLKRENIPVFTPLSDKEMQGGNNLFIARPTKETMQNTMIDYLRKFGQDKNIVIVADANAYQTRNRLNQIFPSARIINASNGYVSEAELKKVLPPTAQNWVILESSSVGVISSTVSALNRLLRDELDITLFTTNKSDSYDNESISNIDLGKLCFHYPSLDKEYDPELSTEFLEKYKDEFGVTPNQYAVRGYDLTMDVLLRLTASKDIYSSFKDLKVFTEYNENKFLYEPQPGGGFRNKAVYILQINPDLTLQIADDSKSNILREFKD, encoded by the coding sequence ATGAGATACCTTTTTTTTATTTGTTTTTTCTGTATAATAAGTATTTCTGCTTTTTCGCAGGAGTTTAAATATCATACAGTAAAAAAAGGAGAAACTGTTTACAGTATTTCCAAGGATTATGATATTTCTGAAGAGGATATTTACAAATATAATCCAGATGCAAAAAATGGTATCGAAGAATCTTCTAAGCTGGTAATTCCTATTGCAGAAAGAGATAAAGGTATGCCAGCTAAAGTTGGTACGTCTAGTTTAGAGCCGGTTGAATTCAAGCAGCATGAAGTAAAAAAGAAAGAAACGCTTTATAGCCTATCGCAGCAATACAATGTTGAAGTTGAAGCTATAAAACGATATAATAAGCAACTGTATTCAAAAGAATTACAGAAGGGCGAAACTATCCGAATTCCAGTTTTTAGAAAAATTGATCGCGTTATTGCCAAACCTGGCAATTCTTCAAAAGAAGAAATAAGGCAAAAATTTGACGAAAATGAGATAAGAGAGCATGTAGTTTTACCAAAGGAAACCAAATATGGCATTGCCAGAAAATACGGTCTTACTGTTAAAGAATTAGAAGCTCTAAATCCAACGGTCGATGTTTTGCAACCTGGTATTATGCTGAAGGTAGGAACTAATGTTTCTCCAGAGCCGGTAGTATTATTAGACAAGAAATTTGAGTTTTATGAAGTGAAGCCGCAGGAAACATTATTTGGTCTTGCACAACGCTTTCATGTCACTCAGGATTCTATTTTAGCTTTAAATCCTATCATAGAAAAAGAAGGTTTAGAGTGGGGAATGGTTTTAAAAGTACCTAATCCAGAAGAACAAGATCCAGATAATTGGGTAGAGCCAACTTTAACCAGTGCAGCAGAAGAATTACAAGGAAAAAAAATAAATTTGAAGGATTCCTTGTCTAACTTCAGTCCTAAGAATTTGGTCTTTATGCTTCCGTATAGTTTGGATAAAATTCGACGGGATTCCACTAATATTTATAAAGATGCGATTTTAGATGATCGTGTTTTAAGGATAAGCCTTGATTTTTATAGTGGTGCAAAAATGGCTATCGAAGATGCCAAGGAGTTGGGAATAAGTACTAACGTGAAAGTGTACGATAGTAAAAGGAGTGCTTCTGAGGTTGCCAATACAATAAATACCAATGATTTTAGCAATGTAGATGCTGTTATTGGCCCATTTTTACAAGCCACTACCGAGGCTGCCGCTCAGCGCTTAAAAAGAGAAAATATTCCTGTATTTACTCCACTTTCTGATAAAGAGATGCAGGGAGGGAATAATTTATTTATAGCCCGACCTACTAAAGAGACAATGCAAAATACGATGATCGATTATCTTCGAAAATTCGGACAAGATAAAAATATCGTCATCGTTGCAGATGCCAATGCGTATCAAACCAGAAATAGGCTTAATCAAATATTTCCTTCAGCAAGAATAATAAACGCCAGTAACGGCTATGTTTCTGAAGCTGAACTTAAAAAAGTGTTGCCACCAACTGCACAAAACTGGGTGATTTTAGAGTCAAGCAGCGTTGGTGTTATTAGCAGTACAGTTTCAGCTTTAAACCGACTTTTAAGAGACGAACTTGATATCACCTTATTCACTACAAACAAGAGTGATAGTTATGATAACGAAAGTATTTCTAATATAGATTTAGGCAAGTTATGTTTTCATTATCCCTCTTTAGATAAAGAATATGATCCAGAGCTATCGACAGAATTTCTAGAGAAATACAAAGATGAATTTGGGGTAACGCCTAATCAATATGCGGTAAGAGGTTATGATTTAACAATGGATGTTTTATTAAGGTTAACGGCATCTAAAGATATTTATTCTTCTTTCAAAGATTTAAAAGTGTTTACGGAATACAACGAAAATAAATTTTTATACGAACCACAACCAGGTGGTGGATTTAGAAATAAAGCCGTTTATATTCTTCAGATAAATCCAGACTTAACTTTACAAATAGCCGATGACAGCAAAAGTAACATACTTAGGGAATTTAAGGACTGA
- the guaA gene encoding glutamine-hydrolyzing GMP synthase, giving the protein MQNNVLILDFGSQYTQLIARRVRELNIYCEIHPFHKVPQDLSGFKAVVLSGSPFSVRAEDAPHPDLSQIRGKLPVLAVCYGAQYLAHFHGGKVEPSETREYGRANLSGIKDAEPLFDNIKENSQVWMSHSDTIKELPENSIRLASTTDVLNAAYRIEGEETFAIQFHPEVYHSTDGKQLLENFLVHIAGVEQSWTPGAFVDLTVGELKEKIGEDKVVLGLSGGVDSTVAAMLLHKAIGKNLYCIFVNNGLLRKNEFEDVLHQYKDMGLNVKGVDSSARFLDALAGISDPELKRKAIGNTFIEVFDDEAHEIKDVTYLAQGTIYPDVIESISVNGPSVTIKSHHNVGGLPDFMKLKVVEPLRMLFKDEVRRVGAELGIDKTLLGRHPFPGPGLAIRILGDITAEKVRILQEVDHVFIQGLRDWGLYDKVWQAGAILLPVQSVGVMGDERTYEQVVALRAVESTDGMTADWVNLPYEFLQKTSNTIINRVKGVNRVVYDISSKPPATIEWE; this is encoded by the coding sequence ATGCAAAATAACGTACTCATCTTAGACTTCGGTTCGCAGTACACGCAATTGATAGCAAGGCGTGTAAGAGAATTAAATATTTACTGCGAGATTCACCCATTTCATAAAGTTCCACAAGACCTTTCAGGCTTTAAAGCGGTTGTCCTTTCAGGAAGTCCGTTTTCAGTAAGAGCAGAAGATGCTCCACATCCCGATTTGTCTCAAATTAGAGGTAAATTACCGGTACTTGCTGTTTGTTATGGTGCTCAGTATTTAGCCCATTTTCATGGCGGTAAAGTAGAACCTTCTGAAACCAGAGAATATGGTAGAGCAAATCTTTCTGGAATTAAAGACGCCGAGCCACTTTTTGATAACATCAAGGAAAACTCTCAGGTTTGGATGAGCCATAGTGATACTATTAAAGAATTACCTGAGAATAGTATAAGGCTTGCAAGTACAACCGATGTTTTGAACGCGGCATATCGTATTGAAGGTGAAGAAACTTTTGCAATCCAGTTTCATCCTGAAGTTTATCACTCTACCGATGGTAAGCAATTATTAGAAAACTTTTTGGTGCACATCGCAGGTGTTGAACAAAGCTGGACGCCAGGTGCATTTGTAGATTTAACTGTAGGAGAGCTAAAAGAAAAGATTGGTGAAGACAAAGTTGTCTTAGGTCTTAGTGGAGGTGTAGATTCTACGGTAGCAGCAATGCTTTTACATAAAGCTATTGGTAAAAACCTTTACTGTATTTTTGTGAACAACGGTTTGCTTAGAAAAAATGAATTCGAAGATGTTCTTCACCAGTATAAAGACATGGGATTAAATGTAAAAGGAGTAGATTCTTCTGCACGTTTTCTTGATGCTTTAGCCGGAATAAGCGATCCTGAATTAAAAAGAAAAGCGATAGGAAACACTTTTATTGAAGTTTTTGATGATGAGGCTCATGAAATAAAGGATGTTACTTATTTAGCACAGGGAACAATTTATCCAGATGTAATTGAATCAATCTCGGTTAATGGTCCTTCAGTAACCATTAAATCGCATCACAACGTAGGTGGGTTGCCAGATTTTATGAAGTTGAAAGTGGTAGAGCCATTAAGAATGCTTTTTAAAGATGAAGTACGAAGAGTAGGAGCCGAGCTAGGTATAGATAAAACGCTTTTAGGACGCCATCCATTCCCTGGGCCAGGCTTAGCGATTAGAATTTTAGGTGATATTACTGCAGAGAAAGTAAGAATATTGCAGGAAGTAGACCACGTTTTTATCCAGGGGCTTAGAGATTGGGGTCTTTACGATAAAGTTTGGCAAGCAGGAGCAATTCTTTTACCGGTACAATCTGTAGGTGTAATGGGAGATGAGCGTACTTACGAGCAGGTGGTTGCTTTAAGAGCGGTAGAATCTACCGATGGTATGACGGCCGATTGGGTAAATTTACCTTACGAATTTTTACAAAAGACTTCTAATACAATAATAAATAGAGTAAAAGGCGTTAATAGGGTAGTGTACGATATTAGTTCTAAGCCACCAGCTACGATTGAATGGGAATAG
- a CDS encoding SIMPL domain-containing protein encodes MKYLSAIIFSIAIVIAAWFLGDAYVSRANPDGSISVTGAGSENFTSDLIVWEGEFSQMSENLETAYNQLNRDKTTVRNYLIEKGIKEENIVFNSVQTNEQREQQYQNGNYIGSIFKGYQLTQSVKIESNNVELIEGVSREITELLNKGVQFNSTPPRYYYTKIADLKIEMISKATEDARLRAERIASNSGETLGDLKSADMGVFQITGQNSGEDYSWSGAYNTADKKKTASITMRLEYEID; translated from the coding sequence ATGAAATATTTAAGTGCTATTATCTTTTCTATCGCTATTGTTATTGCTGCCTGGTTTTTGGGCGATGCTTATGTGAGCAGAGCTAATCCAGATGGCAGCATATCTGTTACCGGTGCTGGTAGTGAGAATTTCACTTCAGATCTTATTGTTTGGGAAGGAGAGTTTAGCCAGATGAGCGAAAATCTTGAGACGGCTTACAATCAACTGAACAGAGATAAAACTACCGTTCGAAATTATTTAATAGAAAAAGGTATAAAAGAAGAAAATATTGTTTTCAACTCGGTTCAAACTAATGAACAGCGTGAACAACAATACCAAAATGGGAATTATATAGGCAGTATTTTTAAAGGTTATCAACTTACGCAAAGTGTAAAAATCGAGTCTAATAATGTCGAATTAATTGAAGGTGTTTCCAGAGAAATTACTGAATTATTGAATAAAGGTGTTCAGTTTAATTCTACTCCACCTAGGTATTACTACACTAAAATAGCCGATTTAAAGATTGAGATGATTTCTAAAGCTACTGAAGATGCCAGGTTAAGAGCCGAGCGAATAGCATCAAATTCAGGAGAAACTCTAGGCGATCTAAAAAGTGCAGATATGGGTGTCTTCCAAATTACAGGGCAAAATAGTGGCGAAGATTACAGCTGGAGCGGAGCTTATAATACCGCTGACAAAAAGAAAACTGCCAGTATTACGATGAGGCTGGAATACGAGATTGACTAA
- a CDS encoding pyridoxal phosphate-dependent decarboxylase family protein: MHTIDMDLVEMTLDVMKYTIDRISNITPELGSPKKESELLEMVGETITPEGIGGENAFKMFKDVLVKACVPIDHPRHLAFVPAAPTRAAIMFDLVTSASSIHGAYWMEGAGGIFCENQAMKWMVSLTGLPETAFGVFTSGGTAANLSAMVAAREEWRRRSSDNVSVRGLLLTSDGAHSSVQAMAKVIDADVVMIDNHDDKLTGEALQNAIKELEEKDRKRLFAVVATGGTTNAGIIDELDSIADVCEQENVWFHVDCAYGGGALAANSVRHLFNGIEKADSITIDPHKWLFSPYDCGAVIYKNLEHAKNAHSQKGAYLEIFKDEGAQGFNPADYQIQLTRRVRGMPLWFSLAMHGTDKYRQAVERGIELAQIAAKKIEAIDHVELVRPSSLSVVLFRRKGWSPEQYRDWTYKNHNSGFALVTPTKWKKETIARFCFINPDTTEDDIDKILESMK; the protein is encoded by the coding sequence ATGCATACGATAGATATGGACTTGGTCGAAATGACTTTAGATGTCATGAAATATACCATAGATCGTATCTCGAATATTACTCCAGAGCTTGGATCTCCAAAGAAAGAATCAGAATTATTAGAGATGGTTGGAGAGACCATCACTCCAGAAGGTATTGGCGGAGAAAATGCTTTTAAAATGTTTAAAGATGTGTTGGTAAAAGCCTGCGTGCCTATCGATCATCCAAGACATTTAGCGTTTGTGCCTGCCGCACCAACCAGAGCAGCAATTATGTTTGATTTGGTAACATCGGCTTCTAGTATCCACGGAGCGTACTGGATGGAAGGTGCAGGAGGAATATTCTGTGAAAATCAAGCCATGAAGTGGATGGTTTCTTTAACTGGTCTTCCAGAAACTGCATTTGGTGTATTTACCAGTGGAGGAACCGCGGCAAATTTATCTGCGATGGTTGCTGCTAGAGAAGAATGGAGAAGAAGATCTTCAGATAACGTAAGTGTTCGTGGTTTACTTCTTACCTCAGATGGTGCCCATAGTTCAGTACAAGCAATGGCAAAAGTTATTGATGCCGATGTGGTAATGATCGATAATCATGATGATAAACTTACTGGAGAAGCGCTTCAGAATGCCATTAAAGAACTTGAAGAAAAAGATAGAAAACGACTTTTCGCAGTCGTAGCAACTGGCGGAACGACCAACGCCGGAATTATAGATGAACTGGACTCTATTGCAGATGTTTGCGAGCAGGAAAATGTTTGGTTTCATGTAGATTGTGCTTATGGTGGCGGAGCACTTGCTGCAAATTCGGTTAGGCATTTATTTAACGGAATTGAAAAAGCAGATAGTATTACGATCGATCCCCATAAGTGGTTATTCTCACCTTATGATTGTGGAGCAGTAATTTATAAAAATTTAGAGCATGCTAAAAACGCTCATTCTCAAAAAGGAGCTTATTTAGAAATCTTTAAAGATGAAGGAGCGCAAGGATTTAATCCTGCAGATTATCAAATCCAGTTAACGCGCCGTGTGCGAGGAATGCCTTTATGGTTTTCTTTGGCAATGCACGGAACCGATAAATATAGACAAGCAGTAGAAAGAGGAATTGAACTTGCTCAAATAGCTGCTAAAAAGATAGAAGCTATCGATCATGTTGAGCTTGTAAGACCATCAAGTTTATCTGTGGTGTTATTTAGAAGAAAAGGTTGGTCGCCAGAGCAGTATCGAGATTGGACGTATAAGAATCACAATTCTGGTTTTGCCTTAGTTACCCCGACAAAATGGAAAAAAGAAACGATAGCTCGTTTTTGCTTTATCAATCCAGATACTACGGAAGACGATATCGATAAGATATTAGAATCGATGAAGTAA